The Phaseolus vulgaris cultivar G19833 chromosome 10, P. vulgaris v2.0, whole genome shotgun sequence DNA window GCATTTTATAATTTGGCATTACTTTTGCAGTATGTGGTGCTAGCTCCATGGGTGATTCACAGCACCTATTCTATGTTGGTGAAGGATAAGAATGAAAGGGATGTGGGAACTTTTCTGATATTACCACTTTTGCTTTGGCGTATGGTTCATAATCAGATATGGATCACTCTCTCTCGTTATAGAACAGCCAAAGGAAATGGTAGAATTGTTGATAAAGGACTTGAATTTGATCAAGTTGATAGAGAAAGAGAATGGTTAGTTTCATTCTTCCACACCCTTATCCCCATTTTTATCCCTATTTTTGGTGCATGGTTAAGTGCATTATTCATACATGGCTTTTACATGTTTTCACATAAAGAAAAGACTGATTTAGTGTGATTTTACGCTTACACTTATTCGTAAAAAATAcggtatttttaaaattatgttgatttacaaatgcggatATTGATAaagtcgcatttgtaaataaagtGTTTTGATTTATAGAAGCGACTATTGGTAAAATGGatgcatttgtaaatcaaacgCTTTAAATATCTATTGATTTATCCATTAGCTTTTATTTCTATTGAAGCCTCTATCTTCTTTATACATAGAGATATAGGTACTTTTTGAGAGTTAGGATTTTGATAGAGAAAGAGAATTTAGAGTAaggttcataaaaaaaaatgaggtaAGAAAATACATTTCATATACAAGTACTTTGGAGGGTACGAAAAAATCCTTGTAAAGGAATTTGGAGTATCCTAATACTTCTTATGTATAATATCTGTTTCTTTGtggattaaagaaaaaaaaaccaaatTGTCCAGAAGTTTTGTAAGTGAATTTATCTAGGATATGTTTGAATAAGCTTTCAAGACctcaaacatttttaattttttgataaataaaagttagtttgtaaataaataaattaacaaaattctgtcgtataatttaaaaaaaaatttaaaataattggtTTGGATGAGAAGCAACAGATATATAACTTGCTTTATGAACCACTAGGTCTAAATATTAAAGTCCTACTTCCTATTTTACCAAACTCCTAATTTCAGCATTCATAATTTTCCAACTTCTGAATTTAGCATGGTCCCTCTTTCTTAATTCATATTTTAGATATGGTGactcaaaaaaattaattaaaaaaaatcaataaattaaaaatactcaacccatataaataaaaagtaaaattaacaGTTTATTTCGATATATCCATCATCCTAAAAAGAAACTGAAAGATAAACAATTTAAACCTATAGTGATATGTTTGGGATAATCTGCAGATAAATGAAAGCATAATAGTGGTTATGTTAGGAAGGTGGTTAATCTTTTACTGTTAAAAAATGTCTAACATATTTAAGTTCTTTTCCCCCTTATGCCTTCATGCTTTGGCACATAAtatgtaatattattattttaatgtgtTATTCATATACTGATTATTTTCAATAATGCATTTTACTTTGTTCATGTGCTTAATCAAACAaaaagatattaattatttcaaaaacaaataaataatatcaataatccattacaaatttcattttttataaataaaaaatgaattaaataaattggatATTTAAGATATGTCAAAACCTGtataaaaaagaatgaaatcATTTGTTCCTGATTCATATAGATACCACTCTCCCATTGCCAATTCTCAGAtatatccaaaaaaaaaactaaccaCAACTCTTACATAAAAAAACCATGTACACaaatataagatattttatatGATTCCATGAAAGACTTAGTATAGAAAACAACATTTCATATCTTTTTAGTATTTACACTTTTGATTAGTATATTTCAAACAAGTTAGAGTTTATTAAACCATACTTCTCAACAAAGAAATAGTCAAACATAAATTACTTTGAGTAATctcattttcttttatcaaatttaaatttccgacacattattttttatttagattcaTAAAGTTTCATCCGAATAATTGAAAGCAATGATATTATTCATGAGATTTTACCTTTTGAAACACAGGAATTTTGTTACTAAAGAGTAAAAGAGATTCTCATAGTACATTAAAAACCAAATCAAAGGTCTTAATAGAGACCACATATGCTGTGCTtccaaaaaaaatcatcaaagtttttttttttttttttttataaaataaaataaatatgaatcattgGAGAGGCTAACTGTATACATACTAACAGAAATATTCAACACTccatatacttatttatttatatgtatacatattttttcaacactaatatatatatatatatatatatatatatatatataatatttgtgGATTTTGTTATGTGAGGgtgttatttttattgaaataaaggAAAGgagacaatttttttattttaaatttaaaatagatataCTTATGGATAACAAATGTTAAAGCACCACATTTTTGCTAGtctatataatttatttctataatttaaaaatagtattgaatgagataaataatttatttatttattaatggaAACTTCATCCTTTTCTTCGTAAAACATAATTCTCAAATATATCATTTAAAGAACAACCTAATTTTCTCACAGTTCTCTTCCTTCACAATCACTCGTACCAGTACTTCTTTGTATCTTTCACTTTCTTCTTTTCTATTCATGACACGTGTCACACCTTTTCATAGATTTTTTTCTCTGGTCAAAAGATACTTTTCCTTAGGAAACACGTGTCCATGCAGCACACATAAAAGTATTAGAAAATACGTGCTCAAaataatgaaacataattaTCATAATCCCATCCACTCTATATGTTCTAGATTAATTTGATACTATATTAGAgtaatttaacttaattttataaaataattaatttatttaattcttaaaaatcctatattaattataaatagaaatattttacaatatattaataatacaaattttattttataaaattgatttaaatttaaaaatttattttataatatagtattagagtaaaaatttaaaatatatcatacttaaaatttatttaatctaTTATTCTATAATCCAAATATAAACATAACAAattaaacactacaagaaaatcatcaaatagaaattaatttttaggattaaaataattagttacaataataatttagacgattctaaaaactaaaagaaaaattgattttaaattagtttttattattattaaataatttataaataattatctaattaacgatcaaagttttaactatattaattatttatatttcaaatttggtagtaaaaacTTTAGTTGTtaatatactaatttagaaattatttaataataatagaaactaatttaaaaatcaaaaatttatttagttcctaaaataatttctaatttaatcactataacaactaattatttttagtttctaaaattcatttctattttatattttttttattgaaatactTCCAATCCActtgtaatattatatattttgacataTTGTTATCTCTAACaaattattacattattttacattttgatataacTTATTATATATAAGGTTAATTTAAGATATTGATGTGATTGTTCATTTGAACCTTGTTTCAGGGATGATCAAATACTGTTCAATGGGTTACTATACTACTTGGCCTGCTACACATTACCTGGTGCATCTCATCTTCCATTGTGGAGAACTGAAGGACTGGTTATGGCAATGCTGATTCATGCAGGACCTGTGGAGTTTCTCTACTATTGGTTACACAGAGCACTTCACCACCATTTTCTCTATTCCAGATACCATTCTCACCACCATTCTTCCATTGTCACAGAACCTATAACTTGTGAGTCATTCCTCTCATTAATTGCTCTGCTTGCAAAATTCAATGCTTTCCAACCACCATTTCTGGCTTGCACTCAGCAATTTATTGCCACATGTCAGTGCTGTCTGTGTTGTCACAGAACACACAGACTGCATTGTTCATATCGTGTTTAGGATGAAGGACCACAAAGCAAGTGTTTCAATGGAACAAGTGTCAAATAGTTATAGGTTCACTTTATAGTTTGACATTTATGGATAATGTAACCACCCACATAAGAACTTTAGTAGGTCATGTTAACTCGTCCATGTTCAAGGAATTTAAGAATGGAATTTCTTATTAGAaacttgaaagaaaaaaaatattattaattaatgtgAGAAAATAAGATTTATGAGATCAATAGATATTACAAAACATCAACTTCATCTCCATCAGATGTGAGATgtgttattaattaaaattcagTAGTGGTTGCCATCTTGAGTCTTGCATATGAATGACAAAAAATGTCAACAAACCAAACTGTGTGGTTTTTTAATACAAGAACATTGTGAATATCATTGTCTAAGATTGGACATGTTGTTTTTTTATACTTCATATGCATGTTCTAAGACACGTATAAATCCGAATACGACAGTAAAATCTTTGATATTACatgatttgatttgttttatatgACTTAGGGTTAATTCTTTTTTAACAGGACTTTTGTATATGTTGTtgttaatatatgtatataattatttggCTAACTCCATATTGTGTTGATGCAGCTGTGATTCATCCATTTGCAGAACACATATCATATTTTCTTCTGTTTTCAATACCCATGTTAACCCTAGTATTCACAAACACAGCTTCTGTGGGAACCATGGTGGTGTATGTCACTTACATTGACTTCATGAATAATATGGGTCACTCCAACTTTGAGGTGGTTCCAAAGTGGCTCTTTGCCATCTTTCCTCCTCTCAAATATCTCATCTACACCTCAtcgtaagtttttttttaatgttatttaccatttttttcatcaataataataataataataataaaaagtattgtctaatacttttattattaaaaaagttattaaataaaaattaattttaaaaataaaaaatagttaattattattttaactaaattaatattattttaaatgttaaattttttttcatatttaaaataattttttattgataaataatattatgaaaatatagaTAAATAGTATTCAATCATAAATCATTTCTTaccaaaaattaaatatttgcgTCGTTCATAGATATTACTCGTTCATATAAATGAACTCCttaattaattcatatttatttatttatttattttgttgataaaaaaaattatttacatgttatatgtatttatttataaaaaaaaatgtgcatattatttttatttaatatgaataattatgtatataaaaatagtaaaaaatatgtttttataattaacatttgtataaaatataatccatatttttattctttcatGTGAATGAACTTGGACCTTAAACTTCAAACAACAGGTAGATAGATTTAgtctcttttattttcttcaacaatatcaatatttaaaaaaagaaaccTAAAGTTTTTGTTAGTTGTGTTTTCATTCATATGATTCTCAGCATTTTTTGTTATTAACTGaagtttattaaatttatgaaaacgTTATATGACATTgatcaattatattaaaaagcAAGACTTACATAAACTTGTAAAGCACAGTTATATATAGTTTTGTAAATTATAAGAGTGTATTAGAGAACAAATACATAACATACTACTAGCATTATTTCTGTTATGGAGAAGCAATTAGTaagaaagaaatgagttttGTGATATTTTTGCAGGTTTCATTCTTTGCACCATACCCAGTTCAGAACAAACTACTCGTTGTTTATGCCATTTTATGACTACATCTATGGCACCACAGATAAGGCTTCTGATACATTGCAGGAATCTGCATTAAAACGAGAAGAAGAAATCCCAGATGTTGTGCACCTTACACATCTCACAACTCCTCAATCAATCTATCATCTCAGGCTTGGATTTGCTTACTTGGCTTCCAAGCCTTACACATCAAAATGGTACCTGAGTTTGATGTGGCCTTTCACAGCTTGGTCCATGATCCTCACATGGATCTATGGCACAACATTCATTGTGGAGGCAAATCGTTTTGACAAACTCAAGCTGCAAACTTGGGCAATTCCCAAGTACAGTCTCCAAGTAAGTTTTCTATATTCTCATTCTCTTTATTTGCTAcatgtattttcttttatcaacgaagaatgaaataaattaaagagaCACTTCAGAGTTCAAAATTAAaggaatataatttttttttagtcaaCCATACATCTATAAAACAACAATTTATTCCAGAGATTTAAAGTACAACAATTTATTCAAGAGATTTTAAGCATGAAAACCATAAACCCTAAATTGGATACATAGACGaattagagaaagaaaaaagaaaacatcatGCATGGCCAAAGATTTAGTGGGACGTTATGTCAtaagaaatttagaaaatatttatagaagtgtgttttttttatcaataagaaagaaacaatatatatatgaatCACTTTAAGGATAATTCAACTCATATATAAAAAACTAAGATAACCATGTATTAATACAAGACCTTCCAGACAATCATGTCATCATGtcaaaattttagaaatatatatatactgtCACATATtaagtatattaaaaaatatcaatattttgaatttttttataaaaaaaaattaaataaaaatataagggATACTTcaattctattaaaaatattacctCC harbors:
- the LOC137819047 gene encoding very-long-chain aldehyde decarbonylase CER1-like, which produces MASRPGILTDWPWKPLGSFKYVVLAPWVIHSTYSMLVKDKNERDVGTFLILPLLLWRMVHNQIWITLSRYRTAKGNGRIVDKGLEFDQVDREREWDDQILFNGLLYYLACYTLPGASHLPLWRTEGLVMAMLIHAGPVEFLYYWLHRALHHHFLYSRYHSHHHSSIVTEPITSVIHPFAEHISYFLLFSIPMLTLVFTNTASVGTMVVYVTYIDFMNNMGHSNFEVVPKWLFAIFPPLKYLIYTSSFHSLHHTQFRTNYSLFMPFYDYIYGTTDKASDTLQESALKREEEIPDVVHLTHLTTPQSIYHLRLGFAYLASKPYTSKWYLSLMWPFTAWSMILTWIYGTTFIVEANRFDKLKLQTWAIPKYSLQYLLKSQKVGINTMIEKAILDAERKGIKVLSLGLRNQGEELNIYGGLYVSRHPKLKVKIVDGSSLVIALLLNTIPKGTTQVLLRGKLTKVAYGLAFTLSQQNVQVATLYEDDYVRLKKSFKSSETNLTFSKTSTQTVWLVGDEVSEEEQLKAPKGTLFIPYTQFPPKKYRKDCFYHCTPAMLAPPSLENIHSCEDWLPRRVMSAWRIAGIVHSLEGWNEHECGHTMNNIDKVWDSTLQHGFKPIPIQVKELA